The Dasypus novemcinctus isolate mDasNov1 chromosome 2, mDasNov1.1.hap2, whole genome shotgun sequence genome includes a region encoding these proteins:
- the F2RL2 gene encoding proteinase-activated receptor 3, whose protein sequence is MKTLIFAAAGLLLLSPTFGQSGVENGTDNLAEPTLHIKTFRGAPPNSFEDFPLSAIEGWTGGPVTVKSKCPEESVSNLRVSNATVGYLSSSLSTKVIPAVYILVFLVGVPVNTVTLWMLTFRTRSITMTIFYTNLAIADFLFCLTLPFKIAYHLSGNNWVFGEVMCRVTTVSFYGNMYCSILLLACISISRYLAIVHPFTYRRLPKRTYALLMCGLVWATVFLYMLPLFILKQEYYLIQEDITTCHDVHNTCEPSSPFQLYYFISLAFFGFLIPFVVIIHCYTAIIRKLNTFDRRWFWYVKASLLILVIFTICFAPSNIVLIIHHANYYYNNTDGLYFIYLIALCLGSLNSCLDPFLYFLMSKIADHSTDYLTMVKSS, encoded by the exons ATGAAAACTCTCATCTTCGCAGCAGCTGGACTACTGCTTCTGTCGCCCACTTTCGGTCAAAGTG GTGTGGAAAATGGCACAGACAACTTGGCAGAGCCAACCTTACATATTAAGACCTTTCGAGGAGCTCCCCCAAATTCTTTTGAAGACTTTCCCCTTTCTGCAATAGAAGGCTGGACAGGAGGCCCCGTAACTGTCAAAAGTAAATGCCCTGAAGAAAGTGTTTCCAATCTCCGGGTGAGCAATGCTACTGTGGGGTACCTGAGCAGCTCCTTAAGTACCAAAGTGATCCCTGCTGTCTACATCCTGGTGTTTTTGGTTGGCGTACCAGTCAACACAGTGACCCTGTGGATGCTCACCTTCAGGACCAGATCCATCACTATGACCATCTTCTATACCAACCTGGCCATAGCCGATTTTCTCTTCTGCCTCACGTTGCCCTTTAAGATCGCTTACCATCTCAGCGGGAACAACTGGGTGTTTGGGGAGGTCATGTGCCGGGTCACCACAGTCAGCTTCTACGGCAACATGTACTGCTCCATTCTGCTCCTCGCTTGCATCAGCATCAGCCGCTACCTGGCCATTGTCCATCCATTCACTTACCGGCGGCTGCCCAAGCGCACTTATGCCTTGCTGATGTGTGGACTGGTATGGGCAACGGTCTTCTTATATATGCTGCCACTTTTCATCCTGAAGCAGGAGTATTATCTTATCCAGGAGGATATCACCACCTGCCATGATGTCCACAACACATGCGAGCCCTCATCTCCCTTCCAACTCTACTACTTCATCTCCTTGGCGTTCTTTGGATTCTTAATTCCCTTTGTGGTCATCATCCACTGCTACACGGCCATCATTCGGAAGCTTAATACATTTGATCGTAGATGGTTCTGGTATGTCAAGGCAAGCCTCCTCATCCTTGTGATTTTTACCATTTGCTTTGCCCCTAGCAATATTGTACTCATTATTCACCATGCTAACTATTACTATAATAACACTGATGGCTTATATTTCATCTATCTCATAGCTTTGTGCCTGGGTAGCCTGAATAGTTGCCTGGAtccattcctttattttctcaTGTCAAAAATTGCAGATCACTCCACTGACTACCTTACGATGGTGAAATCATCTTAA